In Lactuca sativa cultivar Salinas chromosome 5, Lsat_Salinas_v11, whole genome shotgun sequence, the DNA window GTTCATAATTGAATCGATTTATGCGTAATAAACTGTGCTGAAActtaaaattttagaaatgaGTGTGGTTGGGTTTGATATTGGGAATGAAAACTGTGTAATCGTTGCTGCAAAAAACCGTGGGATTGATGTATTATTGAATGACAAATCAAATCGCAAGACACCTGTTGTGGTGAGTTTTGGTGAGAAGCAAAAGTTTTTGGGTTCTGCTGGAGTTGCATCTGCTACTATAAAACCTAAATCTAATATTTCTCAAGTTAAAAGGTTAATTGGAAGTGAATACAAGAATCCACTAGTGCAGGATGATCTTAAGTTACTACCTTTTGAAACCAGTGAAGCTTCTGATGGTGGTGTTTTGATTCTCGTACAATACTTGAATGAGAAACACACTTATAGACCTATGCAGATTTTGGGAACGTCGTTTGCAAAATTAAAGCAAATGGCAGAGAAAAACCTTGAAAACCATGTTTCAAGCTTTGTGACCGGGATTCCATCATATTTCACAGACTTACAAACGCGAGCTTATCTTGATGCTGCACATATTGCAGGTTTGAGATTAATGCACGATTGCACTGCAACTGCATCAAGTTATGGAATAATGCATGATTCCATCATATTTTATGACATTTATAAAATAGTTGGTAGTTTTGTTTAACTgaatataaatttaattttgtAGGAATCCACAAGTGGATTTGCAAGCTCAGGATCGTGCTCACAAAATTGGGCAGAAGAAAGAAGTTCAAGTGTTCTGATTTTGCACAAATATTCCTTTAGCTTCTTTCCTTTCCATTTGATTAATAGTTGAAATGTTTGTTTGCTAATTTTAAGCAACTATAAACAGTACA includes these proteins:
- the LOC111891877 gene encoding heat shock 70 kDa protein 16 isoform X1, whose product is MSVVGFDIGNENCVIVAAKNRGIDVLLNDKSNRKTPVVVSFGEKQKFLGSAGVASATIKPKSNISQVKRLIGSEYKNPLVQDDLKLLPFETSEASDGGVLILVQYLNEKHTYRPMQILGTSFAKLKQMAEKNLENHVSSFVTGIPSYFTDLQTRAYLDAAHIAGLRLMHDCTATASRIHKWICKLRIVLTKLGRRKKFKCSDFAQIFL
- the LOC111891877 gene encoding heat shock 70 kDa protein 16 isoform X2 — its product is MSVVGFDIGNENCVIVAAKNRGIDVLLNDKSNRKTPVVVSFGEKQKFLGSAGVASATIKPKSNISQVKRLIGSEYKNPLVQDDLKLLPFETSEASDGGVLILVQYLNEKHTYRPMQILGTSFAKLKQMAEKNLENHVSSFVTGIPSYFTDLQTRAYLDAAHIAGIHKWICKLRIVLTKLGRRKKFKCSDFAQIFL